In Variovorax paradoxus, a single genomic region encodes these proteins:
- a CDS encoding putative bifunctional diguanylate cyclase/phosphodiesterase — MDDWARAGKRLAAVCYLDVDRFAELNDRLGMVAGNAALEEVARRIKAQLPRESVMARVGGDEFAAVFAGLGTSQCAQVLERIQNALAEPWTWRDQTASIDASIGAMMLDSNGPPPEIALRQAQHAAFFAKRAADGKVHYFDAPQARADEQVVRERQRIQEGLLQGEFFLVYQPKVDMRRGEVVGVEALIRWQHPERGLLPPIQFVPLIEDDALVEQVGDWAIATALWQAHQWRLAGLQVSVSVNVAPRHMMRWDFVDRLARHLSQFPKLGAGMLELEILETTAISQFANVALFVEACKALGVGVTIDDFGTGYSSLTYLRQLPVSAVKIDQSFVRGMLDNAQDRAIVQGILALLHALGLTAVAEGVETVKQGEALLAMGCTLAQGYGIAMPMAAKDIVKWVAAYESAPLWGRDTSTPDEPALAAPATTPPPQDPPAA; from the coding sequence ATGGACGACTGGGCACGTGCGGGCAAGCGCCTCGCGGCCGTCTGCTATCTCGACGTCGATCGTTTCGCCGAGCTCAACGACCGCCTCGGCATGGTTGCCGGCAATGCGGCGCTCGAAGAGGTCGCGCGCCGCATCAAGGCACAGCTGCCGCGCGAAAGCGTCATGGCCCGCGTGGGCGGTGACGAGTTCGCGGCGGTGTTCGCCGGCCTGGGCACCTCGCAATGCGCGCAGGTGCTCGAACGCATCCAGAACGCGCTGGCCGAGCCCTGGACCTGGCGCGACCAGACAGCCAGCATCGACGCCAGCATCGGCGCGATGATGCTCGACAGCAATGGCCCGCCGCCCGAGATCGCATTGCGCCAGGCGCAGCACGCGGCCTTCTTCGCCAAGCGCGCCGCCGACGGCAAAGTCCATTACTTCGACGCTCCGCAGGCACGCGCCGACGAGCAGGTGGTGCGCGAGCGCCAGCGCATTCAAGAGGGGCTGCTGCAGGGCGAGTTCTTCCTGGTCTACCAGCCGAAGGTCGACATGCGCCGCGGCGAGGTCGTCGGCGTCGAGGCGCTCATCCGCTGGCAGCATCCGGAGCGCGGCCTGCTGCCGCCGATCCAGTTCGTGCCGCTCATCGAAGACGACGCACTGGTCGAGCAGGTCGGCGACTGGGCCATCGCCACCGCGCTGTGGCAGGCGCACCAGTGGCGCCTGGCGGGTCTGCAGGTGTCGGTCAGCGTGAACGTGGCGCCGCGCCACATGATGCGCTGGGACTTCGTCGATCGCCTCGCACGCCACCTCTCGCAGTTTCCCAAGCTGGGCGCGGGCATGCTCGAGCTGGAGATTCTCGAGACCACTGCCATCAGCCAGTTCGCCAACGTGGCGCTGTTCGTCGAGGCCTGCAAGGCGCTGGGCGTGGGCGTGACCATCGACGACTTCGGCACCGGCTATTCGTCGCTGACCTACCTGCGCCAACTGCCGGTGTCGGCCGTGAAGATCGACCAGTCCTTCGTGCGCGGCATGCTCGACAACGCGCAGGACCGGGCCATCGTGCAGGGCATCCTGGCGCTGCTGCATGCGCTGGGGCTCACGGCCGTGGCCGAGGGCGTCGAAACGGTGAAGCAGGGCGAGGCGCTGCTCGCCATGGGCTGCACGCTGGCCCAGGGCTACGGCATCGCCATGCCGATGGCCGCCAAGGACATCGTGAAATGGGTCGCCGCCTACGAGAGCGCACCCCTGTGGGGCCGCGACACCAGCACGCCGGACGAACCGGCGCTCGCGGCACCCGCCACGACCCCACCCCCGCAGGACCCACCCGCGGCCTGA
- a CDS encoding HAD family hydrolase, translating to MTQPPATVFLIDVDNTLLDNDRVIADLRAHLEENFGAESSARYWDALEALRAELGYVDYLGALQRYRAEESRRGMSDSRLLLMSGFLIDYPFADRLYPGALDALKHLRRHGPTVILSDGDVVFQPRKVQRSGLWDATEGRVLIYVHKEEMLDAVAQSHPARHYVMIDDKLRILSAMKAVWGPRLTTVFVRQGHYALDAQAIAAYAPADITIERIGDLINFDFPST from the coding sequence ATGACACAGCCTCCCGCCACCGTTTTCCTGATCGACGTCGACAACACCCTGCTCGACAACGACCGCGTCATCGCCGACCTTCGCGCCCATCTCGAGGAGAACTTCGGCGCCGAAAGCTCCGCCCGCTACTGGGACGCGCTGGAGGCGCTGCGCGCCGAGCTCGGCTATGTCGACTACCTGGGCGCGCTGCAGCGCTACCGTGCCGAGGAAAGCCGCCGCGGCATGAGCGACTCGCGCCTGCTGCTGATGTCGGGCTTCCTGATCGACTACCCCTTCGCCGACCGCCTCTATCCCGGCGCGCTCGATGCGCTGAAGCACCTGCGCCGGCACGGCCCCACGGTGATACTGTCCGACGGCGACGTGGTGTTCCAGCCGCGCAAGGTGCAGCGCTCGGGCCTGTGGGACGCCACCGAAGGCCGCGTGCTGATCTACGTGCACAAGGAAGAAATGCTCGACGCCGTCGCGCAAAGCCACCCCGCCAGGCATTACGTGATGATCGACGACAAGCTGCGCATTCTCTCGGCCATGAAGGCCGTCTGGGGGCCCCGTCTGACGACGGTCTTCGTGCGGCAGGGGCACTATGCGCTGGATGCGCAGGCCATTGCCGCCTACGCTCCCGCCGACATCACCATCGAACGCATCGGCGACCTGATCAACTTCGACTTTCCATCGACATGA
- the pgm gene encoding phosphoglucomutase (alpha-D-glucose-1,6-bisphosphate-dependent), whose amino-acid sequence MSQATNPLAGQPAPLDLLVNVPRLISAYYTGRPDPSVPAQRVAFGTSGHRGSSFDNAFNEWHVLAISQAICDYRRQKGIDGPLFLGIDTHALSTPAFNSAVEVLAANGVELMISKDDEYTPTPAVSHAILVYNRGRTEGLADGIVITPSHNPPESGGFKYNPPNGGPAGTDITSAVEAAANKMLANNLEGVKRLPLAQALRADTTHRHDYLNTYVEDLAQVLDMDAIRGVAIDLGVDPLGGAGVHYWPAIAERYKLNRLNVLSQEVDPTFRFMSLDWDGRIRMDPSSPDAMHKLIALKDRFGIAFACDTDHDRHGVVSGSTGLMQPNSYLAVMIDYLYTHRPQWPAQAAVGKTVVSSQMIDRVTARLGRKLYEVPVGFKWFVDGLVDASLAFGGEESAGATFLRKDGSVWTTDKDGMVPALLSAEIAARTGRDPGERYAELTQALGQPVSDRVDAAATVEQKKRLSNLSPAQIKSTELAGDKIVDVLSHAPGNGAAIGGVKVVTANGWFAARPSGTENIYKIYGESFKGPDHLARILEEAQQVVDGALSGG is encoded by the coding sequence ATGAGCCAAGCCACCAATCCCCTCGCGGGCCAGCCCGCCCCGCTCGACCTGCTGGTCAATGTGCCGCGCCTGATCTCGGCCTACTACACCGGCCGGCCCGATCCGTCCGTGCCGGCCCAGCGGGTGGCCTTCGGCACCTCGGGCCATCGCGGCTCGTCGTTCGACAACGCGTTCAACGAATGGCATGTGCTGGCCATCAGCCAGGCGATCTGCGACTACCGCAGGCAAAAAGGCATCGACGGCCCGCTGTTCCTGGGCATCGACACGCATGCGCTGTCGACGCCGGCGTTCAACAGCGCGGTGGAAGTGCTGGCCGCCAACGGCGTCGAGCTGATGATCTCGAAGGACGACGAATACACGCCCACGCCGGCCGTCTCGCACGCCATCCTGGTCTACAACCGCGGGCGCACCGAAGGTCTGGCCGACGGCATCGTCATCACGCCTTCGCACAACCCGCCCGAAAGCGGCGGCTTCAAGTACAACCCGCCCAACGGCGGACCGGCCGGCACCGACATCACTTCGGCCGTCGAGGCCGCGGCCAACAAGATGCTGGCCAACAACCTCGAAGGCGTGAAGCGCCTGCCGCTCGCACAAGCACTGCGCGCCGACACCACGCACCGGCATGACTACCTGAACACCTATGTCGAAGACCTGGCGCAGGTGCTCGACATGGACGCCATCCGCGGCGTGGCCATCGATCTTGGCGTCGATCCGCTGGGCGGTGCGGGCGTGCACTACTGGCCGGCAATCGCCGAGCGCTACAAGCTGAACCGCCTGAACGTGCTGAGCCAGGAGGTCGACCCCACCTTCCGATTCATGTCGCTCGACTGGGACGGCCGCATCCGCATGGACCCGTCGTCGCCCGATGCGATGCACAAGCTCATCGCGCTGAAGGACCGCTTCGGCATCGCCTTCGCCTGCGACACCGACCACGACCGTCACGGCGTGGTCTCGGGCAGCACTGGGCTGATGCAGCCGAACAGCTACCTCGCGGTGATGATCGACTACCTCTACACGCACCGCCCGCAATGGCCGGCGCAGGCGGCCGTCGGCAAGACGGTGGTGAGCAGCCAGATGATCGATCGCGTCACCGCGCGGCTCGGGCGCAAGCTGTACGAGGTGCCCGTGGGCTTCAAGTGGTTCGTCGACGGACTGGTCGATGCGTCGCTGGCCTTCGGCGGCGAGGAAAGCGCGGGCGCAACCTTCCTGCGCAAGGACGGCTCGGTGTGGACCACCGACAAGGACGGCATGGTGCCCGCCCTGCTCTCCGCCGAGATTGCGGCGCGCACCGGCCGCGACCCCGGCGAGCGCTATGCCGAGCTGACGCAGGCGCTGGGCCAGCCGGTGTCGGACCGCGTGGACGCTGCGGCCACGGTCGAGCAGAAGAAGCGGCTCTCAAACCTGTCTCCCGCGCAGATCAAGTCGACCGAGCTGGCGGGCGACAAGATTGTCGACGTGCTGAGCCATGCGCCGGGCAACGGCGCGGCCATCGGCGGCGTGAAGGTGGTGACCGCGAACGGCTGGTTCGCGGCGCGGCCCTCGGGCACGGAGAACATCTACAAGATCTACGGCGAGAGCTTCAAGGGCCCGGATCATCTGGCGCGCATTCTCGAAGAAGCGCAGCAGGTGGTCGATGGAGCGCTGTCGGGCGGTTGA
- a CDS encoding PPC domain-containing DNA-binding protein produces MRTLVLRLNPGDDLRASLDAALKKGGDDAAFVVSGIGSLRGASIRFAGAENAARIEGDLEILTLAGSLSPDGSHLHISVSDADGRVFGGHAAPGCTVRTTAEVLVAWLPEWHFSRTHDATTGYAELAPRLKT; encoded by the coding sequence ATGCGGACGCTGGTGCTGCGGCTGAATCCGGGCGACGACCTGCGCGCGTCGCTCGACGCGGCGCTAAAGAAAGGCGGCGACGACGCGGCCTTCGTGGTCTCGGGCATCGGCAGCCTGCGTGGCGCGAGCATCCGGTTCGCGGGCGCGGAGAACGCCGCGCGCATCGAAGGCGATCTGGAAATCCTCACGCTGGCGGGCAGCCTGTCGCCGGACGGCTCGCACCTGCACATCAGCGTGTCGGATGCCGATGGGCGCGTCTTCGGCGGGCACGCGGCGCCGGGGTGCACCGTGCGCACGACCGCCGAGGTGCTGGTTGCGTGGCTGCCCGAGTGGCATTTCAGCCGGACGCACGACGCGACGACGGGCTATGCCGAGCTCGCGCCGCGCCTCAAGACCTGA
- a CDS encoding homoserine dehydrogenase produces the protein MYRDPVESLEPLHSRRPAAIRTLRVGMIGIGTVGSGTFRVLARNRADIAARAGRSIELVIVAARNLARAVGIVGEGVALTADAMHVATHPDVDVVVEVAGGTGPARDWVLAAIAHGKHVVTANKALLAVHGTEIFAAAREQGVVVAYEGAVAVSIPIIKALREGLAGNRIEWVAGIINGTTNFILSKMRDEGLDFAAALAQAQALGYAEADPTFDIEGIDAAHKLTLLAANAFGMPLRFADAQVEGITGLQGIDVACAEQLGFCIKLLGVARRQASGVELRVQPVLVPADHLMAHVKGSMNAVMVKSDAAGLTMYYGAGAGSEQTGSAVIADLVDVARLDGVDAAQHVPHLGVHAHATNALTVLPRAAVDTLHYLRVPVHAVSQIQAVTACLAEQKVPVRQVALAAESAGAGPQVLVLTGQVTQGTLDLAVHALQEHAAVAGAVTTLRVEELAE, from the coding sequence ATGTACCGCGATCCCGTTGAATCCCTCGAGCCCTTGCACAGCCGCCGTCCCGCGGCCATTCGTACCCTGCGCGTGGGGATGATCGGCATCGGCACCGTGGGCTCCGGCACCTTCCGCGTGCTGGCGCGCAACCGGGCCGACATCGCGGCGCGGGCCGGCCGTTCGATCGAGCTCGTGATCGTCGCGGCGCGCAACCTGGCGCGGGCCGTTGGTATCGTGGGCGAGGGCGTTGCGCTCACGGCCGACGCGATGCACGTGGCCACGCACCCCGATGTCGACGTGGTGGTGGAAGTGGCCGGCGGCACCGGCCCCGCGCGCGACTGGGTGCTGGCCGCCATCGCGCACGGCAAGCACGTGGTGACGGCCAACAAGGCCCTGCTGGCCGTGCATGGCACCGAGATCTTCGCGGCCGCGCGCGAGCAAGGCGTGGTCGTCGCCTACGAAGGCGCGGTGGCCGTGAGCATTCCCATCATCAAGGCGCTGCGCGAAGGGCTCGCGGGCAACCGCATTGAATGGGTGGCGGGCATCATCAACGGCACCACCAATTTCATCCTCAGCAAGATGCGCGACGAGGGCCTGGACTTTGCCGCCGCGCTCGCGCAGGCCCAGGCGCTGGGCTATGCCGAAGCCGACCCGACCTTCGACATCGAAGGCATCGACGCCGCCCACAAGCTGACCCTGCTCGCGGCCAACGCATTCGGCATGCCGCTGCGCTTTGCCGACGCGCAGGTCGAGGGCATCACCGGCCTGCAGGGCATCGACGTGGCCTGCGCCGAGCAACTCGGCTTTTGCATCAAGCTGCTGGGCGTGGCGCGCCGGCAGGCGTCGGGCGTCGAGCTGCGCGTGCAGCCCGTGCTCGTGCCCGCCGATCACCTGATGGCGCATGTGAAGGGATCGATGAACGCGGTCATGGTCAAGAGCGATGCGGCGGGCCTCACGATGTACTACGGCGCCGGCGCAGGTTCGGAGCAGACGGGATCGGCCGTGATCGCCGACCTCGTGGACGTGGCGCGGCTCGACGGCGTCGATGCCGCCCAGCACGTGCCGCACCTGGGCGTCCATGCGCATGCGACGAACGCCTTGACGGTGCTGCCGCGCGCCGCGGTCGACACCTTGCACTACCTGCGCGTGCCGGTGCACGCCGTGAGCCAGATCCAGGCGGTCACGGCCTGCCTTGCAGAGCAGAAGGTGCCGGTGCGTCAGGTCGCGCTGGCGGCCGAGTCCGCTGGCGCGGGGCCCCAGGTGCTGGTGCTGACCGGGCAGGTGACGCAGGGCACGTTGGACCTCGCGGTGCACGCGCTGCAGGAACACGCGGCGGTGGCCGGAGCCGTGACGACGCTGCGGGTGGAAGAGCTCGCCGAGTGA